The sequence below is a genomic window from Nostoc flagelliforme CCNUN1.
CGCACTTGTGATGCAGAAAAGGCTCCTGTCTCTCTCAAAGTCTGCTTCAGGGTAGGAAGTGCCGCGATTTCGCCTGAAAAAATGAGATAGACGCGATCGCTGGATGGATCTGCAATAGTCTCTGATGGACTAACCAACCGAAACTCCCGACCCTTCGGGGTGGTCAAATTGCCCTTTGCCACTTGACCCAAGGCTGTTCTGCGCTGTTGTGCTTCCACAGCATTAAAATATTGCTTAGGTAGTAAATACTCCTTTACCACAACGGATTGACCATTGCTGATCTGAGTTCCTCTGTAAAGCCGTCCCATTCCTTGAGACCTAAGCATTTCTGAAATGCGATAGGTGCCTAAGCTGCCCCGGAGTTCAGTCTGAACTGGCAATGTAGTGGGAAATCCGCATTCCAGACAAAACTTGGCACCCGGTATCTTCTCAGTAGTTTCTATCGGCTTTCGACAGCCCAGAGGCGCATTTTGGGTACATCGGTAAAATTTAGCTAGCGCATTAGAATCAATAATAGGCATAAAATCTTCTCGGTAGTTAGAACTAAACCAAAATGATTGAACCCAATTACGACTGAACCAGATTCATCTTGATGGCTGCCACAATAGCTTGTGTCCGACTTGTTACCTGTAGCTTCAGAAAAATATTAGTGAGATGCGTCTTAACAGTAGCCACTGAAATGTAGAGTTTCTTCCCAATTTCATCGTTTGAGGCTCCTTGAACAAGCCAATATAAAACATCGCTTTCTCTCTCAGAGAGATTGCAGGGCTGACCGATCTGTGAGGGTAATGAGGCTTGGGTTTTTTGGAATTTTCTAAAGAAGCCAGTGGCAACTTCAGGTGGTAAATAGATTTGGTTCTGCATAATAGTGGCGATCGCATCTAGCAACTGCTGTGAAACCTGACCCTTAAATACATAGCCATCCGCCCCCGACTGCATAGCCTGATAGATCCAGTAGTCTTCTTGATGACCTGATAAAACAAGGGTTTTACTCGATGCATTGCTGTCTTGGAGTTGCTGTAATAGAGAAAGGCCATCTCCCTCAATTAATTCCATGTCAATCAGAATTAGGTCGGGAGTATGCTGCTCGGCAAGGGATAAAGCAAGAGCCGGACGATTCGCTTCCCCAATTACCTTAATGGCTCGATCCTGAATCTGGGAGAAGCTTAGGAGGGTTCTGATTCCAGCCCGAAATTGATCGTCGTCATCAACTAAAAGCGTCGCTAGGGTTTTGCTTTGTTCTACTTGGCTTAACATACGGCGTTGTCCTCTGATAAGTTAATGGATGGAATCAATCGAGGTAGGCTTATCGAAAATTCTGCACCTTTTCTGGGGGCATTTCTTGCCCATAGTTTCCCTCCGTGATCGAGTACAACTTTTTGGGCAATGGCTAATCCTAAACCTGTTCCTTCCGAACGGCGGGTATAGAAAGGCTTAAACAGCTTCTGTAAATCTTCTGAGGATAGACCAGGGCCTTCATCTCTTAAGGTCAGTAAAACATCTCCCTGCTGCTCTTGCCAATCAATGAAAATTTTTGCACCTTGGGGGCTAAAATGAATGGCGTTACTCAATAAATTGCTGATAGCTTGTTTGATTTGGAGTGGATCGAGTTTTAAAATAAGTGTGCGATCGCTGCAACAAACCTGAATATCTTTCTCCGAAATCCAGCCTTGAAATTCTTCCAGTGTTTTATGGACGAGGCTACGGATATCTTGCGGTACAATCTGCAACTTTTTACTACTTGCACACTGCACAATTTCAGTAAGAGTTTGATTTAAGCCGTGAGCAGTCTTGCAAATGACTGAAGCTTGTTCTTGCTCCTTACTCGGAGCCAGAAGATGACTAAGGTTATGAGCATAGAGACTAATTAAACCCAAAGGATGACGTAACTGATGCCCCACTCGTTGAACAAGATGCTCTAAAATTTGAATCTTCTGGCGGTGTTGCCAGTTTTGTTGATGTTCGTCTAAATATTCACCGATACTAGCAGCCGTTCGCTTAATGAATTGCCGTTGAGTATGAGACAAAGGCCCCTTAGCAAATAATAGTAAGTATTGATTAGGCTGACTAGATTCACCAAAATGACAATAATAGAAGCCTTTTTCTATTGTCTCTGCATCAATCGGCTTTAACGCTAGAGCAGATGAAACATTAGCTAACCAACCTTCGTTCTGTAAGTAAGCTAGGGTCTCTTTCGCAAAAGAAAAAGGCATTTGAGAGGTTTCAATAACTTGGTGGCGATCGGACATCTGCGGATCTTGATAAACCACTCTCGTCCATTGAATCTGCGGTTGAGCTGCCAGTTGCTCGATCTGTAGCTGCAAGAAATGCTTTAGTTTTCGGGTGTAATACTGGGGAGTCCCTTTTTCTGACTGAGGACTCAAATTTTTTAAGAGTTTAAGACCTATGCTTGGATTATCTGTGAGACTATCCATACTTTCCTCCAAATTATATGCTCTACTTCTGGTTCTGTTGCAAAAAATTGTGTCGCAAAGAGTGAATTAGATGTTAAGGTAGGAAAGCCTTGTTGTTGACCATCGGCTTCCCATAGGGAGCAGTGCAATTTTGTGAAGTTCTAAAAATTAGGGTTATAAATCACCTATTTAATAATATGAACGCAGCGATATATAGGAATCCGGTTTGAATTTTGAAAACATACTGAGACTTAAATGCATATCCAGCAAGGATTTATCTCTAAAATCTGTTCAGAAATCAAATAGGAGTCCTATAGCTGTTTTTATTGAGAATCTAACTTTTAACTGAGAATTAAAAACCGACTTAACAAAATCGCATTGTTCCCTTAATCATTTGGGCGTTTTCAAGATTTCTTAATTGGAATTGGTAAAGGAAGAAATTCAGTGAATGCAGTCAGTTTATGTTGTGATGAACAATTAGGACTTCAAGCAATGTCATCTCAATTCCGTAATTCTGTTGAAAATTTTGCACCCACTAAAAGAAGCTACGATAGATCTCTTGTGGGGGGAAATTCCTTGACTTTTCATAGCAGAGAATTGTAATCTCCACGGGTGCGGGTACATATTTGTAGGTGATGGAATGCTGAGGGAGCAAGCCTATTAACCAGGCAAGGCGATAACCCAACTTACATAAGCAGTAAAAAAGAACCTTTAATGATTTCATATTAACTTGACGCACTTATGACAAAGTTATAACAAAAGTATGACCAGAAATTTTTACTAGACAGCTTGTTTAAAATCAGGAAATGAAAGAAATCTATCCAGATGAATATTGGTCATAAAATGTTGACAATAAATAGTTATTAGCGATGTTTGTGAGCAAGCATAACTAACGACTTCAAGCCAAAGCCGAAGTAACTTACGCTTCTGTATCACTCATTGGGATAACTCAAATCAGAATATGCAGCCTTTAAGATGATTATTGCTGTTTAGGCTAAGAAATCACAAAACGATCCAGAGTGGAATGACACTAATCCGAATGGCACTAAGAAAAGGTAAAACGTCGTCAGGGCAGGGTGTTGGGGGTAGGGTGTAGGGTGTAGTATTCCAGACAATTGAATGCGAGTGCGTCAAAAAGTTCAACATCTTCTTAATTCCCTACACCCTATACCCTACACCCCACACCCAAAAGCCAGTTAGATCAGAGGTTTCGGCTTTTCTTAGTGCCATTCGACACTAATCCCTTGTTCATAATTTTCATGTTTTGGCTCAAATGCCACTTATGAATTCAATTAGAATATCGGCATAATTATATTAATTTGTCAATAACTTCTCCTGAACTAACACTAAGCCAAGATTTCATCTTTTCTTAGTGCCATTCGGGCCAGAGTGAATTAGACAGAAGTCGGATCTATTCCAATCAAAGTTGTTATTCAATATTAAAACAACCCATATTTCTCTTTACTATGCTTGCCAGCTCAATTATCGATGCTAGCTTGACTGTGCAAAATATAGCCTTTCGCCCGGGTGGGCCATCGGTTTCATTTGGTGTTTCAGTCATCAACCGCAGCAATCAGTTTGCGTCGTTTCAACTTGAAATTAAAGCGGCGGGAGCAGGCGAGCAGAGTAACTGGTATCAACTTTCTCCAGATGTATCTACAGCTAAATCACCGGGCGATCGCACTGATTTTCAAGTTGAGATTTTAGACTCTCCTCTCCCTGATTTCGTCGGGATCGTCAATCTAATGGTGCGGGTTTTTTCGCCCCATCTCTCTGAAGAACGACGATTAGTTCTGCGATTAACGTTAGAACCTAACGGTGAATTAAATCTACTGCGGATCGGACTACCTACCAAGCGGTTTCAAGTTTATCCTCGTAACGTCGTTGATATTCCTGTGACTGTCAAGAATGTAGGGTCGCAGCCTTCAGAAGTGCGCTTGCAGTGTGCAGAACTTGAGTCGTCCTGGCTAGTTGGTAGCTGTGAACGGTATATAGAAATTCCAGCAAATGGAGAGACAACAGCAACTTTCCAATGTCAGCCCCCTAGAGCAGATCGAGTTCCAAGTGGCGATTATCTCTTTATTATAATTGCCAAAAGTCATGTGGGTTCTATCGTTGAAGTACAAGGGATTTTAGAAGTTTTGCCCGTTGGGTTCATGCAGTTTGAAGTCCAGCCTCAGCAGCAGTGTATACCGCCTAAAAGACCCTGGCTCCCGAATTGGCGATCGCGTAGCAGTACCTTTCAATTGATGTTTAAGAACAATAGTAATCTGTTGCAAACGCTCGATCTTGAAGTACGAGGTCAAGACGCGAAACGATGCCAAATTGAGGTTAGTCCAGAAAAGCCCGTTCTGCCATTGGGAGAAATAACTTCTACAAACCTAACCCTCTCCCCCCGTCGTCCTTGGATTGGCTGGCCACGAAAACTAAAGTTTGAACTCAAGCCTTGGCTATCAGACCCAAGATTAGGGAGTAGCGATCCAGCAACCCAGATTTTGTTCTTAAAGGTTTTCCCAATTGTACCTCTATGGTTATTAGTGGTATTGCTCTTGATAATTGCAGCTGCTGTGTTTAGACCAACGCCCATCACTCATCTGGCTGGCGTTAATGCCGTGCGACTCAGTGGCACGAGTGGCAGATCGCCGCTTGTAATGAGTGTCTCAGACGATTGTTCAATTCGCACTTGGGGCGTGACAGATTGGGGAACGCTAACCGCTCAGGGTAGCTTGAGCAAGGGCACGTTAGCTAAAACCTGTACCGATGCTCAACCTAACTCTTCCAAGGGACTTCTTGCGATTACTCAGCAAGCAATCCGATCGCTAGCATTAATTCCGGTGAAAAATAATCAGGTCTTTGCAGGTCTAGAGAATGGAACCGTTCAGGTTTGGGATATCAACACTGGCAAAGGACTCTATACGCTCAAAGACCCCAAAGACCAGACAAGCGATCGCATTCTGGACTTGATGTTTACTCGCAACTCTCTGACGCTATACACTAGCTATGGGAGCGGAACCATTCGGAGTTGGCAAAGACCGAGGGATGTCCGTTTTGACTCAAAGCCTGCCAAGGTTTTGAAAGTGCCCGATCGCTTCGCATATCAAGCCTGGTCTTTAGCACTCAGTCCAGATGAAAAGATCCTTGTGAGCGCCGGACAGTTTAAGCGGCTTGTCTTGTGGGATGTCGCAAATTCGCAACCTCGGCAGCTAAAGCTTTCAGACAATGCTCAAAATCGCGGAGAAAACGACTTTTTCTGGGATGTCAGCTTTGCGCCCAATACTTCCATCCTAGCGGCCTCTGATTCTGATGGTTACGTCACTCTTTGGGACTTAAGCCAATGTCAGAAAGCAGCCCGAAAGGCGTCGCCTAAAGAGCAACTTCCTCAGCAAAGCTGCGAAGAACGGGCAAGGTGGAAGGTTTCAAATACATCGGTTCGCAACATTTTATTTACTCCAGATCAACGATGGCTCATCAGTGCAGGCGATGATGGTCAGATCCTGGCCTGGCGTCTAACCGCAAACTTCACTCCCGATCTGACTCAAAAACCGAAGCAGATCGCAACCCTGTCCAGCAGAATTACTTCCTTAGACTTGATTCCTAAAGAGCAGGGGGTTTGGATTGCCAGTGGCTCTGATGATGCACAAGTTCGCCTTTATCGCTTTAACCCAGATGAATAAAAGTTACTGACAAAAAATAGTCCAGTGCAATGATTGATAAATACCCTAAAAATATTATAGTGTCCTCTTTACCTCTGAGTATGCTTATATTACTCAGCAGTATATCTTTAAGTCCACTGAAAGCTCAGGCTGTTGATACTACACAATTACCAACTAGTAATTTCATCCTATCGCAACAATTCCCACCACCACAGGATGTTAAACCACCCACACCTTCGCCACTTCCCTCGCCGGAACTACCACAGCCACTTCCCCCACCAGCAGAACTGTTTCCACCCTCTGCCCCAACTCCCACACCTGATGAACCACTCCCTGGCAACTCTTCTCAAACTATTGTTGTTGAACGGTTTGAAGTTATTGGTAGCACAGTCTTCAGTCCTGAAGAATTAGCCCTCGCCACTGCTGAATTTACTAAACGACCGATCTCATTGTCTGAAGTCTATCAAGCACGTTCTAAAATCACTGATTTATACGTCAAAAATGGTTACATTACTTCTGGTGCTTATATCCCACCTCAAAAAATCCAATCCGGTGTTCTCAAAATTCAGGTGGTCGAAGGTAAATTAGAAGATATCCAGGTAACTGGAACTCGGCGGCTGAATCAGAATTATATCCGCAGCCGACTAGCAATAGCGACATCACCACCTCTCAATCGCCAGCGTCTATTAGAAGCACTGCAACTTTTACAACTTAATCCATTGATTCAAAACGTGACTGCTGAACTCTCAGCAGGATCGGGGACGGGTACGAGTCTTTTAGAAGTTAAAGTCAGCGAGGCAAAAACCTTTAGTAGTCAAATAGTTCTTGATAATGGGCGATCGCCTAGTGTTGGCAGTTTCCGACGTGGATTACGATTGAATGAAGCCAACTTACTCGGATTGGGAGATAATCTGAGTCTAGGCTACACTAATACCGATGGTAGCAACTCCTTGGACACCAGCTATACATTACCACTCAATCCTAAGAACGGAACGCTCACTTTCAACTATGGCACTACATCAAGCAATGTCATTGAACGTCCTTTCAACGTTTTAGATATTCAATCGGCTTCTCGCTATTACGAATTAACATTCCGCCAGCCCATAGTCCAAACTCCCACACAAGAATTCGCTCTTGGGTTAACAGCTTCCCGACGGGAAAGTGAAGCCTCTTATGTAGACGATGACCGAATACCTTTCCCTAGTTTAGGTGCTGATGAACAGGGACGCACCAGGGTATCTGCGTTGCGATTTTTTCAAGAATGGACGAATCGTAACAGCCGTGAAGTCATCGCCCTACGCTCTCAATTCAGTTTGGGCATAGATGTGTTGAATCCCACGATTAATCAAAATGCTCCCGATAGCCGTTTTTTTGCTTGGCAAGGACAAGCGCAGTTGGCACGCCTCTTAGCTCCTGAAACCTTACTTTTACTTCGTTTAAATACCCAACTCGCATCCAGAACACTTTTACCTTTAGAGCAATTTGGCTTAGGTGGACAGGATAGCGTTCGAGGCTACCGTCAAGATTATTTGCTCACAGATAATGGCGCTTTTGTTTCTGCGGAAGTTCAAGTACCAATTCTGCGCTTACCCCAGATAAATAGCACATTACAGGTTGTCCCATTTGTAGATTTTGGTGTTGGCTGGAATAGTTCTGGTAGAGAGAATCCCGACCCTAATACTCTAGCTGCTGTTGGTCTGGGGTTGCGTTGGTCACAGGGCGATCGCTTCACCGTTCGTCTTGACTGGGGCATTCCTTTAATATCTGTTAACTCATCAAATGAGAAAACATTACAAGAAAACGGACTCTATTTTAGTCTACTCTATAATCCGTTTTAAAATAAAGCAAGAAAGGGCTATCTGAATGTTAAACAGCAAGAATAAATATTAAGTTGGCTGCAAACGAAAGATAGTTAAGAGCTTGGCGAACTTGAGTATAAATTAGCATTTAAATATGATGTAACCTACGAGTCAAAAGGCAAGTTATAGGACTAATATTTGATTTCTGAAAAAGCTCGGTAAAACTAGAAAAGCCTAATTCCTTATTCCCCACTCCCCACTTACGCAGATAATTTCAAAAATCAAATACGATTCCTATATTATGACTTGTTTGATGCGACAGAAATTACTTGCAAGAAAACCACGCTTGTTGCATCCAAAAGCCGAATTTACCAAAACGACAACCATTTTTTCTAATTTTGGTAAAGCTGCATTCTGGACATTTTCTTTTTTTATTGTGCAACTACCATTACATTTCAGCAACGCCATAGTCCTTTACTGAAGATGCTGTAGAGATGTTGAATCTTATAACACCACTCAAAGTTATACTGAATCCTCCCACCCGCCTAGAGGGTTTCCCTGGGGAGAGCGTTACCCTTGACATCAGTCTGATTAATCAAGGCGAGCAGGGAGCCGCAATTGATGTGTTTGTCGATCCCACGGCTCAAACCCTGCTGTCATGGTGTCCATCTGCAAGAAAGCGGGTCGCCCTCGACTCCCAACAGGCTTGTGAAGTCAGCCTGCTCTTTGAGATCCCCTCAGACACTCTACCAGGAAGTTATCCCTACACGGTAGTAGTAGATGCCCCAGAGCATTATCCAGAAGAGACTCCGATTCATTACCCAGTCAGTGTTGAAGTTCTAGTCAAAGAGCAGACTGTTATACGGTCACAAAAGCTTACCTTTTCAATTAGCCCAGCAACTAGTCCCGTTCAGCCCTTACTAGTTCAGCCCAACCAGGACCAGAGGCTATCAGTAATCGTGAACAACCACTCCAGTCGGGTGGATCGGTTTCGGCTCCATTGTCTTGACTTGGATAAAACGTGGTTTACGATTCAATATCCTTCCAACGAACTGAGTCAGTTAGGTGTCGTTTCCAGTATCGATGGTTTGGAGCTTAATCCTGGAGGTCAAGGCGAAATCATCATTGAGTTCCATTATCCAATAAACATGCCTGCTGGTCATTATTCACCGACTCTACAGATCATTTCTGATAATGCTCCAGAGCAGGTCTTTTTGGATCTGGTGTATTTAGAGGTAAAGCCAAAATTTCACTTGAGTGTTGAACTAGAGACTATTCTTGGAAAAGTCAGCCACAGTCCAGGCCAGTATCGACTTACACTGACAAATCACGGAAATTCAATTCGAGAATTGGCCGTAAGTGCTAGCAGCCGAGATGAAACTGAGTTATGCTACTATGTTTGCAGTCCGTCTTCTGTCAATTTGTTGATTGGCGAAACAGCAACGATTAATCTAACTATTTATCCCAAACAGAAATGGCGACGTCCCCTCTTTGGGTATGGCTTAGAGCTACCGTTTCAAGTCAATCTTCAAGATATTCAAGCATTACCGACGCCAGAAAAGTTACCGATGGGGTTGTTAGTCTGGAAAGCACGCCCTTGGTGGCTGTTTCTACTGTTGCTGCTGGTAGGGGTTGGTACATTGTCGGGACTAGGCTTTTTGATTTGGTTTGTGTTCTTTAAACCCGCTCCAGAGCCAATCCTGGCAGAATTCAAACCGGATAGCGCTAGCTATACGGAGGGAGGCAGGGTACGCCTAAACTGGACGATCTCGAATTCAGATCGGCTAGATCAGCTCGTGATTTCTTCAACCAAAGATCAAACTGCGAGCAGTCCCCAAGTTTACGACTTTCGTCAAGGCTTACCGACAGAACTGAACCGTTATTGCCAAATTCGCGATGGCGAAACGCCCGCCGTTGGCGATCGCAATTTAACCTGTACCAACGTCGATACAGGTGCCCGACTGGCGGGAAAATACACCTTCCAGCTTCAAATTAAGGCAAAATCAGCAGAAAACCCTATTCATCAGAAACTTGATGTCGTAATTCAACCTAAGCCACTGCCGCAGGTGGTGAGCATTGTAGCACGCCAGTCTCAACTCGAAAAAGGGAAGCCTTTAACCCTTAGTTGGAATATCAAGAACTTTAGCCAACTCGGTCAGCTTCAGGTTATGGGTCAACTCAAAGAAGGTAAACCAACGCTCCTCAAGACTTATAATTTTCAAAAACAAATTCCTCCAGAACTAGCAAAGAAATGTCAACCTCCAGTCAACGAGACATTGAGTTGTTCCAACGTGGATATACGGCTTCCAGCTAAACCAGGCGACTATACGATTAGCCTTCAACCTGTGTCTAGTGGAAGTCAAAAACAATCGCCACTTTCCAAAGCAATTCAAGTCCAGTTAAAAGCAACACCCCTTCAAATTATGGACTTTACCCTCAATAATCAAAGTTCAGAGACGAATCCCTCAATGTTCTTGAAAGTTGGACAAGTTCTGACTCTCAACTGGAAGGTACAGGGGGATGGTGCTAAGGTTAAACTCGAACCTTTAGGTGATGTCCCAGCTAGCGGTTCTAGGACATTGAAAGCGACCACAAGTCTCTCTCAAATTGTCCTCACGGCTGAAACCGAACAAGGTCAATCAATCAAACGTGCGTTTTTGCTCCAAGTTGATACGCCAAAACCGCTTCAGAAGCCGACTAATATCGATTCTCTAAAACTAAGGCTACAGATGATAAAGTAAAATTAGTGAGTTCAACACGAATTCGACTTGACCATAGCTGGTTTAGCTGCTTATACCTATTTGCCTAAAAAACCTTCGATTGACATTTACCCAAAAGATTTGCCCGCACTACCTTTTGCCATTTTTTAGTTCCGTCGAACTCACGTTAAAATTAATTACATCATAAGCTAAAGCTCTATGCAAAGATGAGCTTTTATTGTGATTTTTGAAAAATAATTAAGCTATAAATTCTAAATTTCAATTCGTACATAAGTCTGATTGCATTGGCTAGGATATCGC
It includes:
- a CDS encoding sensor histidine kinase, whose protein sequence is MDSLTDNPSIGLKLLKNLSPQSEKGTPQYYTRKLKHFLQLQIEQLAAQPQIQWTRVVYQDPQMSDRHQVIETSQMPFSFAKETLAYLQNEGWLANVSSALALKPIDAETIEKGFYYCHFGESSQPNQYLLLFAKGPLSHTQRQFIKRTAASIGEYLDEHQQNWQHRQKIQILEHLVQRVGHQLRHPLGLISLYAHNLSHLLAPSKEQEQASVICKTAHGLNQTLTEIVQCASSKKLQIVPQDIRSLVHKTLEEFQGWISEKDIQVCCSDRTLILKLDPLQIKQAISNLLSNAIHFSPQGAKIFIDWQEQQGDVLLTLRDEGPGLSSEDLQKLFKPFYTRRSEGTGLGLAIAQKVVLDHGGKLWARNAPRKGAEFSISLPRLIPSINLSEDNAVC
- a CDS encoding WD40 repeat domain-containing protein, producing the protein MLASSIIDASLTVQNIAFRPGGPSVSFGVSVINRSNQFASFQLEIKAAGAGEQSNWYQLSPDVSTAKSPGDRTDFQVEILDSPLPDFVGIVNLMVRVFSPHLSEERRLVLRLTLEPNGELNLLRIGLPTKRFQVYPRNVVDIPVTVKNVGSQPSEVRLQCAELESSWLVGSCERYIEIPANGETTATFQCQPPRADRVPSGDYLFIIIAKSHVGSIVEVQGILEVLPVGFMQFEVQPQQQCIPPKRPWLPNWRSRSSTFQLMFKNNSNLLQTLDLEVRGQDAKRCQIEVSPEKPVLPLGEITSTNLTLSPRRPWIGWPRKLKFELKPWLSDPRLGSSDPATQILFLKVFPIVPLWLLVVLLLIIAAAVFRPTPITHLAGVNAVRLSGTSGRSPLVMSVSDDCSIRTWGVTDWGTLTAQGSLSKGTLAKTCTDAQPNSSKGLLAITQQAIRSLALIPVKNNQVFAGLENGTVQVWDINTGKGLYTLKDPKDQTSDRILDLMFTRNSLTLYTSYGSGTIRSWQRPRDVRFDSKPAKVLKVPDRFAYQAWSLALSPDEKILVSAGQFKRLVLWDVANSQPRQLKLSDNAQNRGENDFFWDVSFAPNTSILAASDSDGYVTLWDLSQCQKAARKASPKEQLPQQSCEERARWKVSNTSVRNILFTPDQRWLISAGDDGQILAWRLTANFTPDLTQKPKQIATLSSRITSLDLIPKEQGVWIASGSDDAQVRLYRFNPDE
- a CDS encoding COG1470 family protein codes for the protein MLNLITPLKVILNPPTRLEGFPGESVTLDISLINQGEQGAAIDVFVDPTAQTLLSWCPSARKRVALDSQQACEVSLLFEIPSDTLPGSYPYTVVVDAPEHYPEETPIHYPVSVEVLVKEQTVIRSQKLTFSISPATSPVQPLLVQPNQDQRLSVIVNNHSSRVDRFRLHCLDLDKTWFTIQYPSNELSQLGVVSSIDGLELNPGGQGEIIIEFHYPINMPAGHYSPTLQIISDNAPEQVFLDLVYLEVKPKFHLSVELETILGKVSHSPGQYRLTLTNHGNSIRELAVSASSRDETELCYYVCSPSSVNLLIGETATINLTIYPKQKWRRPLFGYGLELPFQVNLQDIQALPTPEKLPMGLLVWKARPWWLFLLLLLVGVGTLSGLGFLIWFVFFKPAPEPILAEFKPDSASYTEGGRVRLNWTISNSDRLDQLVISSTKDQTASSPQVYDFRQGLPTELNRYCQIRDGETPAVGDRNLTCTNVDTGARLAGKYTFQLQIKAKSAENPIHQKLDVVIQPKPLPQVVSIVARQSQLEKGKPLTLSWNIKNFSQLGQLQVMGQLKEGKPTLLKTYNFQKQIPPELAKKCQPPVNETLSCSNVDIRLPAKPGDYTISLQPVSSGSQKQSPLSKAIQVQLKATPLQIMDFTLNNQSSETNPSMFLKVGQVLTLNWKVQGDGAKVKLEPLGDVPASGSRTLKATTSLSQIVLTAETEQGQSIKRAFLLQVDTPKPLQKPTNIDSLKLRLQMIK
- a CDS encoding LuxR C-terminal-related transcriptional regulator; amino-acid sequence: MLSQVEQSKTLATLLVDDDDQFRAGIRTLLSFSQIQDRAIKVIGEANRPALALSLAEQHTPDLILIDMELIEGDGLSLLQQLQDSNASSKTLVLSGHQEDYWIYQAMQSGADGYVFKGQVSQQLLDAIATIMQNQIYLPPEVATGFFRKFQKTQASLPSQIGQPCNLSERESDVLYWLVQGASNDEIGKKLYISVATVKTHLTNIFLKLQVTSRTQAIVAAIKMNLVQS
- a CDS encoding ShlB/FhaC/HecB family hemolysin secretion/activation protein; translated protein: MIDKYPKNIIVSSLPLSMLILLSSISLSPLKAQAVDTTQLPTSNFILSQQFPPPQDVKPPTPSPLPSPELPQPLPPPAELFPPSAPTPTPDEPLPGNSSQTIVVERFEVIGSTVFSPEELALATAEFTKRPISLSEVYQARSKITDLYVKNGYITSGAYIPPQKIQSGVLKIQVVEGKLEDIQVTGTRRLNQNYIRSRLAIATSPPLNRQRLLEALQLLQLNPLIQNVTAELSAGSGTGTSLLEVKVSEAKTFSSQIVLDNGRSPSVGSFRRGLRLNEANLLGLGDNLSLGYTNTDGSNSLDTSYTLPLNPKNGTLTFNYGTTSSNVIERPFNVLDIQSASRYYELTFRQPIVQTPTQEFALGLTASRRESEASYVDDDRIPFPSLGADEQGRTRVSALRFFQEWTNRNSREVIALRSQFSLGIDVLNPTINQNAPDSRFFAWQGQAQLARLLAPETLLLLRLNTQLASRTLLPLEQFGLGGQDSVRGYRQDYLLTDNGAFVSAEVQVPILRLPQINSTLQVVPFVDFGVGWNSSGRENPDPNTLAAVGLGLRWSQGDRFTVRLDWGIPLISVNSSNEKTLQENGLYFSLLYNPF